The Litchfieldia alkalitelluris genome has a window encoding:
- a CDS encoding DUF1836 domain-containing protein, with translation MGTFELSRSTLVELLITLRENTEQSPIETLKTAWETNLQKKHLGSGFTSFSLSNLPPVLAKVGRLKPESAGLSINDIAHLGNLLEFAKVTSTAIQNWVKRDIKELIGPPMLGKKYSIDQAAILFIVEDLKMVLDFESIRKVLTLVFNNPIDRTDDIIDPVMFYKGYSDIFKEIYQSDQIERLETVIEERALQFINSANIDHSNKETVKNLLSLAVMAIFTSCYQSKARLYLRKTIL, from the coding sequence ATGGGTACATTTGAACTTTCAAGGAGTACGCTTGTTGAACTATTAATTACTCTCAGGGAAAACACAGAGCAGTCTCCAATCGAAACATTAAAAACTGCATGGGAAACTAATTTACAAAAGAAACATCTAGGATCAGGATTCACGTCTTTCTCTCTTTCAAACCTACCTCCTGTTTTAGCAAAAGTTGGACGCCTAAAGCCGGAATCTGCTGGACTTTCGATCAATGATATCGCGCACCTAGGAAACTTATTAGAATTTGCCAAAGTCACATCAACAGCTATCCAAAACTGGGTGAAAAGAGATATTAAAGAACTTATTGGGCCCCCAATGCTCGGCAAAAAATACTCGATTGATCAAGCGGCTATTTTATTTATAGTAGAAGACTTAAAGATGGTCTTAGATTTTGAATCCATTCGGAAGGTCTTAACATTAGTATTCAATAATCCAATTGATCGAACAGATGACATCATAGATCCTGTTATGTTTTATAAAGGGTACTCTGATATCTTTAAAGAGATTTATCAATCTGATCAAATTGAAAGACTTGAAACTGTTATTGAGGAAAGAGCACTACAATTTATAAATAGTGCTAATATTGATCATTCAAACAAAGAAACAGTTAAAAATCTCTTGTCTCTTGCTGTAATGGCAATCTTCACTTCGTGTTACCAGTCTAAAGCTAGACTCTATCTTCGCAAAACGATACTTTAA
- the htpX gene encoding protease HtpX has product MGKRIFLLIATNILVMVTIGIVLSILPIGNYIQDGQIQFTSLLAFSAVVGFTGAFMSLAMSRWMAKMMMGVKVLKEDGPLSPMERQLVEKVHRLSRAAGITKMPEVGIYNSPEVNAFATGPSKNRSLVAVSAGLLQTMDDDAVEGVLAHEVAHIANGDMVTMTLLQGVVNTFVVFFARIAAWIVSRFAREDLAPIVHFIAIIVFQIAFSILGSLVVLAYSRYREFHADNGGADLAGKDKMIHALRSLQNYTNRVDGEQASLATLKINNKKGTNLLFSSHPDLNERIRRLEAK; this is encoded by the coding sequence ATGGGGAAAAGGATATTTTTATTAATTGCAACTAATATATTAGTCATGGTTACAATTGGGATTGTATTATCAATACTTCCAATTGGAAATTATATACAGGATGGCCAAATTCAATTCACCTCACTTTTAGCTTTTAGTGCAGTAGTTGGTTTTACTGGTGCATTTATGTCATTAGCTATGTCTCGTTGGATGGCAAAAATGATGATGGGTGTTAAGGTACTTAAGGAAGATGGACCATTATCTCCAATGGAACGTCAACTTGTTGAAAAAGTCCACAGACTTTCTCGAGCAGCTGGGATTACCAAGATGCCAGAGGTCGGGATTTATAATTCTCCTGAAGTAAATGCCTTTGCAACAGGTCCTTCAAAAAACAGATCATTAGTTGCTGTTTCTGCAGGACTTCTACAAACAATGGATGACGATGCAGTAGAAGGTGTTTTAGCTCACGAAGTAGCACATATTGCAAACGGTGATATGGTAACAATGACCCTTTTACAAGGAGTAGTTAATACTTTTGTTGTATTCTTTGCTCGTATTGCTGCATGGATTGTATCAAGATTTGCAAGAGAAGATTTAGCGCCAATCGTCCATTTTATCGCGATAATTGTTTTCCAAATAGCATTTTCAATACTTGGAAGTCTTGTTGTATTGGCTTACTCACGATACCGTGAATTCCATGCGGATAACGGCGGGGCTGATCTAGCCGGTAAAGATAAGATGATTCATGCATTAAGGTCTCTTCAGAACTATACAAATCGTGTTGATGGAGAACAGGCGTCACTTGCAACATTAAAAATTAACAATAAAAAAGGTACGAATCTGTTATTTTCAAGTCACCCTGACTTAAATGAGCGTATTCGTCGTCTAGAAGCAAAATAA